The proteins below are encoded in one region of Festucalex cinctus isolate MCC-2025b chromosome 2, RoL_Fcin_1.0, whole genome shotgun sequence:
- the LOC144013586 gene encoding acid-sensing ion channel 1-like isoform X2 has product MLEFYDRTGHDINDMLLSCHFHGAECKAEDFKVVFTRYGKCYTFNAGGNDRPPLITTKGGMGNGLELMLDIQQDEYLPVWGETDETSFEAGVKVQIHSQDEPSFIDQLGFGVAPGFQTFVSCQEQRLIYLPPPWGDCKVTPMDSDFFESYSITACRIDCETRYLVDNCNCRMVHMPGDAPFCTPELYKECADPALDFLVQRDNNFCVCETPCNMTRYSKELSFVKIPSKASAKYLAKKYNKSEQYMKENLLVLDIFFEALNYETIEQKKAYEVAGLLGDIGGQMGLFIGASILTILEIFDYLYEVIKYKLCRCSDKKHKHNNNDQGTVLSLDDVKCHVSNFH; this is encoded by the exons GTCTTCACTCGTTATGGCAAGTGCTACACCTTTAACGCCGGGGGTAATGATCGCCCTCCCCTCATAACCACCAAGGGGGGAATGGGGAATGGACTGGAGCTCATGTTGGACATCCAGCAGGACGAGTACCTGCCTGTCTGGGGAGAAACAG ATGAGACATCATTTGAAGCCGGTGTCAAAGTGCAGATCCACAGTCAAGATGAACCTTCTTTCATCGATCAGCTCGGGTTCGGAGTGGCTCCGGGATTCCAGACTTTTGTCTCTTGTCAGGAACAGAGG CTGATATATCTTCCCCCACCCTGGGGTGACTGCAAGGTGACACCCATGGACTCGGACTTCTTTGAGAGTTACAGCATCACAGCCTGTCGCATTGACTGTGAAACACGCTACCTAGTGGACAACTGCAACTGCCGCATGGTGCACATGCCAG GCGACGCACCCTTCTGCACCCCGGAGCTGTACAAAGAATGTGCTGACCCCGCTCTTG ATTTCTTGGTGCAGAGAGATAATAATTTCTGCGTTTGTGAAACACCATGCAACATGACCAGATACAGCAAAGAACTGTCCTTTGTCAAAATCCCCAGCAAGGCCTCTGCTAAATATCTTGCAAAGAAGTACAACAAATCTGAGCAATACATGAA GGAAAACCTTCTGGTTTTGGACATCTTTTTTGAGGCTCTCAACTATGAAACTATTGAACAGAAAAAGGCTTATGAAGTGGCTGGATTACTAG GTGATATTGGTGGTCAAATGGGACTTTTCATTGGCGCAAGCATACTCACCATTCTGGAGATATTTGACTACCTTTATGAG GTGATAAAATACAAGCTGTGTCGCTGCTCTGATaaaaagcacaaacacaacaacaacgatCAGGGTACTGTGTTGAGCCTTGATGATGTCAAGTGTCACGTGAGTAACTTCCATTAG